A genomic segment from Neobacillus sp. YX16 encodes:
- a CDS encoding nuclease-related domain-containing protein: MIFKKRSEPLELVLYRLLNARMDLSENDKKHFWTINKGYEGEVRSDIWLLNLTDDWFVLHDLLLEHNQSTFQIDTLIIAYEKIHLLDVKNFEGDYVVKDDKWYNPAGVLQKNPLHQLERCETLLEKLLHELGYHFTIASYLIFKNPEFHLYLPSIQPAIIFPTQLNRFLKRLNSGPVKLNKKHFQLAEQLEGLHKIESPYPRLPPYSFEKLKKGITCRDCRNFLTDGTLKCKKCGCIEEPEAAILRSVNEFSLLFPDIKITTDRIHEWCSIIKSKKTIRRILAKNLELIRHSRSSYYILKE; this comes from the coding sequence ATGATTTTTAAAAAGAGATCGGAACCATTGGAATTAGTACTTTATCGTTTATTAAATGCTAGAATGGATCTTTCAGAGAATGATAAAAAACATTTTTGGACAATCAATAAAGGGTATGAAGGCGAGGTAAGAAGCGATATTTGGCTGCTAAATCTTACTGATGATTGGTTCGTTCTGCATGACTTATTACTTGAACATAACCAATCCACGTTCCAAATTGATACGTTAATCATTGCTTATGAGAAGATTCATCTATTAGACGTAAAAAATTTTGAAGGAGATTATGTTGTCAAAGATGATAAATGGTATAACCCCGCAGGTGTCCTACAAAAGAATCCATTACACCAGCTAGAACGCTGCGAAACCTTACTTGAAAAATTGCTGCACGAATTAGGATATCATTTTACGATTGCTTCCTATCTTATCTTCAAAAACCCCGAGTTCCACTTATATTTACCCTCAATCCAGCCAGCCATTATTTTTCCAACACAGCTTAACCGCTTTTTAAAAAGGTTAAATTCAGGACCAGTAAAACTAAACAAAAAGCATTTTCAATTAGCCGAGCAATTAGAAGGTCTGCATAAAATTGAATCTCCCTATCCAAGATTACCTCCATACAGCTTTGAAAAGTTGAAAAAAGGTATCACTTGCCGGGATTGCAGGAACTTTTTAACAGATGGGACATTGAAATGTAAGAAATGTGGATGTATAGAGGAGCCTGAGGCAGCTATATTAAGAAGTGTGAATGAATTTAGCTTACTTTTTCCGGATATAAAGATTACGACAGATAGAATTCATGAATGGTGCAGCATCATAAAGTCTAAAAAAACGATTAGACGTATTTTAGCAAAAAATCTTGAACTAATAAGACATAGTAGATCATCTTATTACATTTTAAAAGAGTAA